ACCTAAATCTACTGCAAAAATTAACTCTGAAAGTCCAGCTTGGGCGATTGATAGATTGTCTATTTTGGCTTTAAAAATCTATCATATGCAAGAAGAAGTTACTCGTGAGTCTGCTTCTGCCAGTCATAAAGAAGCTTGTCAGAAAAAATTAGATATTTTATTAGAGCAAAGAGTAGATTTGTCTACTGCTATTAATGATTTGATTGCTGATATTGAAAGCGGTGATAAATACATGAAAGTGTACAAGCAAATGAAAATGTATAACGATGATGAATTAAATCCGATGTTGTACAAGAAAAAATAAAGCATAAAAAAAACCGAGACATCTGTCTCGGTTTTTTTATTGTGTTTTGCTAACCAATGCTTCAACAGTTTTTTTACTGTTTCCAACAAAAATTTCATTATCAATTATAGCTACAGGTCTTTTTAAGAAAGTATATTCTTTTAAAATGTAGTTTTTATAATCCTCTACACTTAAATTTTTGTCTTTTAATCCTTGTTCTTTATAAAGTCTTGCTCTTTTGTTAAACAGTTCCTCGTAAGAATTTGTTAAGACGTACATTTCTTGTAGTTGTTCAGCGTTTACAGGGTTGCTTTTTATTTCTTGAATTTCAAAACCGTCAAGATTTAATTGGTTTAAAATTCTTTTACAGGTATCACAAGTTTTTAAATGGTATATTTTTTTCATAAGTCTTAAGTCTCTTCTATCTTTACAACTACCAAAAGTATAAAAATAGAAAGTATGGATATTACAAAACAAGTAGATATTTTATCTAAAGGAAGAACCTTGATGTTAAAGTTAATTGGTGATTTTTCTTTAGAACAAATCAATAAAATTCCAGAAGGATTTAGTAACAATATTGGATGGAATGTAGCTCATTTAGTAGTTACACAACAGTTATTATGTTATAAATTTTCAGGTTTAAAAACTGCTTTGTCAGATGAAATGATTGGTAGATACGTAAAAGGAACGGCTCCAAATGGGCATATAATCAACCAAGAAGAGTGGGAGTTGATTAAAAAACTTTTTGTGGAGTTACCAGAGAAATTGTTGGTAGACTATAATGATAAGATATTTAAAACATATAGTGAGTACACCACAAGTGTAAATGTAACCTTAGATTCTGTTGAAAAAGCAATTGACTTTAACAATTTTCACGAAGGAATACATTTAGGGGTAATTTTAGGATTAAGAAAGTTGGTGTAATATACCAGCTTTCTTTTTAAAACATGTGGTAAATAAAACCTACGCTAATAACTGTGTTAAAATCGTTGGAACTATTGTTGCTTAAATCAGGATTAACTCCGTCTATCCAATCAGACATATAGTATTTAAAGTTGATTTGTGAAACAAGGTCGTAATAAGGACTGGCTTTATATCTTGCTCCTAATGCAAAGTTTCCAGATAAAGTAACAGTGTTGGTTTTAGCGATAAAGCTTGATTTATAGTTGTCTGGATATCCAGGGTCACCAGTTCCATTACTAGCTCCTGGACTTTGGTTCCAACCAGCTTCCCTATCAATAGCTTCTTGATCATATGAAGGAGTAGTATTTACGTAGTGAATACCAAAACCAATAGCTATATAAGGGTCTACTTTACTTTTGTTTCTGTATCTATTGTATTTGTGTAAAAACCTAACAATATCTCTGTAGTGAAATTGTAATTCGTTATCTAAACTTATAATTGTAGTTTTTGAACTTAACCTTGCAAGTAATATGTTGTTTGGAGTGTTTTCAATAGTGTATTTAGGTGGGTCTTCAAGAGGTTTTGTACCTGTTCCAAAGGATTTATTATCAAAACTAGTAAGGTTGATACCTAGAGTCGTTTTTAGTATTGTATGACGGTATAAAGGGTTAGATCCATATCTTCTAGGTAAGATGTGTAGATAATGTGTAGCGTTTACAGAAAAACCATTAATGGTTGCTTTACCATCAAAAGGTCCTTTTGCTATAAAATCAGCCTGGAAGTTAGAGATACCAGCCTCAGCACCTACTTCGTGTTGAAAAATAAAGCGTCGTTGAGCGTTACTTTTGGTGTTAAGTAACAAGGTAAATATTATAAGTAAGAGTAACTTTTTCAATTTGATTGCTTTGTTAAAAAGTTGAGAGTCAAAAGTATGAAAAAAACCTAACATTTGTTATTCAATTGTGATGGTTTCATTCATTTCAGAATTGGCTCTAAGGGTTATTTTTTTATTAAAATTATATACAGGCTCTGGTTGAAGTCTTAGTTTAAAATTACCATTGTCAAATTTATTGTTTTTGTTAAGATCTTGGATGATTCTAATTTGATATTTTCCAGGAGGTAATTGCCTATATGCAACTTCTTGTGAACTATTAATAATTTGTGTTGTTTTGGTTTTAAAACTATCGTTAGAAATTTCTATAATTAATTGAGTATTGTTAGGGTTTTTAATGGTTAAAACAATTTCACCATACTCTTCGGAATCTAACGTTTTTAGCTTAATGGTTTGTTTTCCTGTCGTTTTATTCAAGAAATCTTTAAAGGCTAATTCTTTTAATATTAAGGAGTAAGTTTTGTTAGTTTCTCTTTTAAAATCAACGAATATTTTGTGTGTGTTAGGATTATTAATTAGTGTGTATTCAATAGGGATTGAATCTTGTTCTAGTAACAAAATACTGTCGTTGTTTATGTAATTTACAGGAATGTTACTAGAAAGAATTAAAGAGTCGTTAGGGTGTAAAGCTCCTTTGGTATTACTAGAAAGAATTAAAGAGTCAATTTTTAAATCTCTAGGTGTAAGACTAAAATTTTGGTGTAAAGTATCTTGTTTAATACTTAAGTAAAGTGTGTCTTTAGGCATTTCTTTAAACCAAAAATAAAGAGAATCTTTGCTAGACGGTTTGCTAATGAAATAATCGTTTTGATTTATTCCAGTAGCAGAAACTTTTGGGATATCTTTTCCTTGATACCCAAGAATAATTACATGACCACTAGTTTGTGTTGGTCTCATAATTTTATTGTCTTTAGGCTCTTTAAAAAGAATAAAATCATCAATAGTATCTGCTGATTTTAATTGAATAGCTTCATTTAAAAAACCTATTCTTTCTAAACCTTTATCATATTTATAGTTATTGTTTTTATCTTCTAAAGCAATCAGTTTATAATTGGCTTCGGATAAGTTTTCTAAACTATAATTTGTACTGTCTAAAGTGTTTGATAAATAATTTGGAGTATAATACCCAACTAAAGTATCATTGGCATTTTTATAAGCCATCACACTAATATTTTCAAGCTTTTTATCAGCAAGTGGATCTGTAATGTTTCCAGTAATACTTAAAGAATCTAAATCAGGGCCTGTACTAAAAACATATGAGAATCTTCCTAGTTTATTTCCTTCATTATTGTCTATAATACTATTTCCAAAATTAATGGTGTATGTTGTATTAGGACTTAAGGATTCTAAAAATTCAATACTAATTTTTTTAGAAACCCCAACTTCAGGTTTTATGATTGGTTTTTTCTCCATGGGAGGAGATATAATTAATTGAGTATTTAACTTTTCAAATTTAATATACTCATCAAAAACAATTACGACCTTCTCCGCATCAAAAGAAGTGGTTTTGTTTGCTGGTTTAGCAATAGCCATAATTGGGGGAATACTATCTTTAGGTCCTCCAGTAGGACTACCCATTCTAGCACAACTTACTTGAAAAAGTGCTATGATTACGATAAAAATTGCAATTGTATTCTTCATAAACTTATGTTGCAAAGAAACTGAATTTTTGTGATAACTAAACCACGCATGCAATGGTAATAATATAGATATTAACATTGTTTAACTTTTTAAGTGCTTTGGTGCAGGAAATTAAGGTGGCGCCAGTGGTT
Above is a genomic segment from Wenyingzhuangia fucanilytica containing:
- a CDS encoding arsenate reductase family protein, whose protein sequence is MKKIYHLKTCDTCKRILNQLNLDGFEIQEIKSNPVNAEQLQEMYVLTNSYEELFNKRARLYKEQGLKDKNLSVEDYKNYILKEYTFLKRPVAIIDNEIFVGNSKKTVEALVSKTQ
- a CDS encoding DUF4254 domain-containing protein, producing MSLKAEDFNKIFDAVIAKYHVIDDVDQPFTNVYDASTLEHLLYRKCWIDTVQWHYEDIIRLPDIDPTEALALKRKIDASNQDRTDMVEYVDSYFLQKYIDVKPKSTAKINSESPAWAIDRLSILALKIYHMQEEVTRESASASHKEACQKKLDILLEQRVDLSTAINDLIADIESGDKYMKVYKQMKMYNDDELNPMLYKKK
- a CDS encoding Ig-like domain-containing protein, producing the protein MKNTIAIFIVIIALFQVSCARMGSPTGGPKDSIPPIMAIAKPANKTTSFDAEKVVIVFDEYIKFEKLNTQLIISPPMEKKPIIKPEVGVSKKISIEFLESLSPNTTYTINFGNSIIDNNEGNKLGRFSYVFSTGPDLDSLSITGNITDPLADKKLENISVMAYKNANDTLVGYYTPNYLSNTLDSTNYSLENLSEANYKLIALEDKNNNYKYDKGLERIGFLNEAIQLKSADTIDDFILFKEPKDNKIMRPTQTSGHVIILGYQGKDIPKVSATGINQNDYFISKPSSKDSLYFWFKEMPKDTLYLSIKQDTLHQNFSLTPRDLKIDSLILSSNTKGALHPNDSLILSSNIPVNYINNDSILLLEQDSIPIEYTLINNPNTHKIFVDFKRETNKTYSLILKELAFKDFLNKTTGKQTIKLKTLDSEEYGEIVLTIKNPNNTQLIIEISNDSFKTKTTQIINSSQEVAYRQLPPGKYQIRIIQDLNKNNKFDNGNFKLRLQPEPVYNFNKKITLRANSEMNETITIE
- a CDS encoding DinB family protein — protein: MDITKQVDILSKGRTLMLKLIGDFSLEQINKIPEGFSNNIGWNVAHLVVTQQLLCYKFSGLKTALSDEMIGRYVKGTAPNGHIINQEEWELIKKLFVELPEKLLVDYNDKIFKTYSEYTTSVNVTLDSVEKAIDFNNFHEGIHLGVILGLRKLV